In Candidatus Defluviilinea proxima, a single genomic region encodes these proteins:
- a CDS encoding toll/interleukin-1 receptor domain-containing protein, with protein sequence MTKNIFMSYSRRELGFVDDLVSKLEGGGYNVWLDYRVLIPGTPWAQQIDKGLNDADTVLLVASKASIGSEFVALEWRHFLETNKRVILLIFEAVDLPKELEKFEWVDFRGSYKAGLDELFSQLKQPIQEEHPVPETGFKAPPIVWAAAIVSVFVALLSLFEYWTLFIPFILVPLPYRIYQRNYNFTHVQTALLALPIASLLSEIVYQDPTLRDLVWAGFVLGIILLMILRSPAMQRWGKPEAIIPKYINPQNINLENPTPIPFYVDHAPEDHVIAKELASTLKKYGHPQTDNIQDAKAVFTLISRFKSDTEAVPETQMLFPILVQTNNDISKKLSKIQWIDFRPGVRGLDVIAKLLPQPKEMLKALGMRPVSSQTVYSPMITALYYFIIFLSVVNIGTSLHYLLDSPVSLEASEIALVIGNILLYCALAYFMVSGLTSRTGLFSKFALVLVGILVLGMMVYGQKLLDESIISHLHEQGIEADEMGISFVNLAEYIYFLGLFIIGLVFFRNNQDIKRWFPSGK encoded by the coding sequence ATGACGAAGAATATTTTTATGAGTTACTCCCGCCGCGAACTGGGATTTGTAGATGACCTGGTGAGCAAATTGGAAGGCGGCGGTTACAACGTCTGGTTGGATTACCGCGTGCTTATTCCCGGCACACCGTGGGCACAGCAGATCGATAAAGGACTTAACGACGCCGACACCGTTTTATTGGTGGCATCAAAAGCATCCATCGGCTCTGAATTCGTTGCGTTGGAATGGCGTCACTTTCTTGAAACCAATAAACGCGTCATTCTTCTGATCTTCGAAGCCGTGGACCTGCCCAAGGAACTCGAAAAATTCGAATGGGTAGACTTTCGCGGGAGTTACAAAGCCGGGCTTGACGAACTCTTCTCCCAGCTAAAACAACCCATACAAGAGGAACATCCTGTTCCAGAGACTGGCTTCAAAGCGCCTCCCATTGTCTGGGCCGCCGCCATTGTCAGTGTATTTGTAGCGCTCCTCTCGCTTTTTGAATATTGGACCCTGTTCATCCCGTTCATACTCGTTCCACTTCCCTACCGTATCTACCAACGCAACTACAACTTCACCCACGTACAAACTGCATTGCTCGCATTACCCATTGCATCCCTGCTATCTGAGATCGTTTATCAAGACCCGACCCTGCGCGATTTGGTATGGGCTGGTTTTGTACTGGGCATCATCCTGCTAATGATCTTGCGCTCTCCCGCCATGCAACGCTGGGGAAAGCCAGAAGCGATCATCCCCAAATACATCAATCCACAGAATATAAACCTCGAAAACCCGACACCCATTCCGTTCTATGTGGACCATGCCCCAGAAGACCATGTCATCGCTAAAGAATTAGCTTCCACCTTGAAAAAATATGGACATCCACAAACGGACAATATTCAAGACGCAAAAGCTGTGTTCACCCTGATCTCACGCTTCAAATCGGACACTGAGGCTGTTCCCGAAACGCAAATGCTTTTCCCAATCCTTGTGCAGACCAACAATGACATCTCGAAAAAGTTATCCAAGATCCAGTGGATCGACTTCCGCCCCGGCGTACGCGGGCTTGATGTCATTGCCAAACTATTGCCACAACCTAAAGAAATGCTCAAAGCGCTCGGTATGCGGCCTGTCAGTTCTCAAACTGTGTACTCTCCCATGATCACAGCGTTATATTACTTCATCATCTTTCTGAGTGTAGTAAACATCGGCACATCTTTGCACTATCTTCTCGATTCTCCAGTTTCATTAGAAGCATCCGAGATCGCGCTGGTCATCGGCAATATTCTCTTGTATTGTGCGCTTGCCTACTTCATGGTGAGCGGTTTAACAAGCCGCACAGGCCTGTTTTCCAAATTCGCTCTGGTGTTGGTCGGCATTCTAGTGCTAGGCATGATGGTCTACGGGCAAAAGTTACTCGATGAAAGCATCATCAGTCATCTTCACGAACAAGGTATCGAAGCGGATGAGATGGGTATCAGCTTTGTCAATCTTGCAGAATACATTTATTTCCTCGGCCTATTCATAATAGGACTTGTATTCTTCAGAAATAATCAAGATATAAAACGTTGGTTCCCATCGGGAAAATAA
- the acnA gene encoding aconitate hydratase AcnA yields MKDFFNSRDVLKVGNKSYVIFKLEALEKAGLTQLKRLPFSIRIVLEAALRQCNDNEITQADVKNIAAWTAKGNRPGIPLLPARVVMQDFTGVPAVVDLAAMRAAVARLGGDPKKINPLVPVDLVIDHSVQVDFFATADALNRNTEMEFLRNKERYEFLKWGQQAFSNFRVVPPMTGIVHQVNLEYLADVVMTKTSEVSETSEVYAFPDTLVGTDSHTTMINGLGVVGWGVGGIEAEAVMLGQPMDMLLPDVIGFKLFGKLQDGVTATDLVLTVTQMLRKKGVVDKFVEFYGPGLETMSLTDRATIANMAPEYGATIGYFPVDNETLRYMRLTGRSEETVALTEAYMRAQGLFHEPGMPEPEFTDTLELDLDTVVPSLAGPKRPQDRVPMSDLKETFSKALSAPVKERGFELKPEALTAEATYGTNGSSMKMKHGAVVIAAITSCTNTSNPSVLVAAGLVAKKAVEKGLAVKPYVKTSLAPGSRVVTEYLQKAGLTEPLSQLGFNVIAYGCTTCIGNSGPLPAEVAKAVTGSDLVAAAVISGNRNFEGRVHPLVKANFLASPPLVVAYALAGTVDIDLVNEPLGTGSDGAAVYLKDLWPSQNEINEAVAASVKVEMFRDKYADVFSGSDMWKEINVTGGDLYQWDENSTYIHHPPYFQELTLDVTSVKDIKAARVLGLFRDSITTDHISPAGNIAADSPAGKYLQERDVAPQYFNSYGSRRGNDLVMARGTFANIRLKNVLVEPKEGNWTKHHPSGEVMSMYDAAMKYMEVGTPSIILAGKEYGTGSSRDWAAKGPLLQGVKAVIAESFERIHRSNLVGMGILPLKFLDGQSAESLGLKGDEVFDIEGLSDKMAPKSVLNVKATKADGSVIQFQATALLNTDVEVNYYRNGGILHTVLRNLVK; encoded by the coding sequence ATGAAAGATTTCTTCAATTCACGCGACGTATTGAAGGTTGGGAATAAATCATACGTCATCTTCAAACTGGAAGCTTTGGAAAAAGCGGGTCTGACTCAGCTCAAGCGGCTTCCGTTTTCGATCCGCATCGTGCTCGAGGCGGCTCTTCGTCAATGCAACGACAACGAAATTACACAGGCCGATGTGAAGAACATCGCGGCATGGACCGCCAAAGGCAATCGCCCCGGCATTCCCCTGCTCCCCGCCCGCGTTGTAATGCAGGATTTCACCGGCGTCCCCGCAGTCGTTGATTTGGCCGCCATGCGCGCCGCCGTTGCACGTCTCGGTGGCGACCCGAAGAAGATCAATCCACTCGTGCCCGTTGACCTAGTCATTGACCATTCCGTGCAGGTAGATTTCTTCGCCACAGCCGATGCCCTCAACCGCAATACCGAAATGGAATTCCTGCGCAACAAAGAACGCTACGAATTCCTCAAATGGGGTCAGCAGGCCTTTAGTAATTTCCGCGTTGTTCCGCCGATGACCGGCATCGTGCATCAGGTCAATCTTGAATATCTTGCCGATGTCGTGATGACGAAGACTTCCGAAGTCTCGGAGACTTCGGAAGTCTATGCATTTCCCGATACACTTGTCGGCACCGACTCACACACCACCATGATCAACGGTCTCGGCGTGGTTGGCTGGGGTGTGGGTGGCATCGAAGCCGAAGCTGTAATGCTCGGTCAACCCATGGACATGCTCCTGCCTGATGTGATCGGCTTCAAACTCTTCGGCAAACTACAAGATGGCGTCACCGCCACCGACCTCGTGCTCACCGTCACGCAGATGCTTCGCAAGAAGGGTGTTGTGGATAAGTTCGTTGAGTTCTATGGCCCCGGCCTCGAAACGATGAGTCTCACAGACCGTGCAACTATCGCGAATATGGCCCCTGAATACGGCGCCACCATCGGCTACTTCCCTGTGGACAACGAAACGCTTCGCTACATGCGTCTAACTGGTCGCTCCGAAGAGACCGTTGCCTTAACTGAAGCCTACATGCGCGCCCAAGGACTCTTCCACGAGCCTGGCATGCCCGAACCTGAATTTACCGACACGCTCGAACTGGACCTCGACACTGTTGTGCCATCCTTGGCTGGGCCGAAGCGCCCGCAAGATCGTGTGCCGATGTCTGACTTGAAAGAGACATTCAGCAAGGCGTTATCTGCTCCCGTAAAAGAACGTGGATTTGAACTCAAGCCCGAAGCATTGACTGCTGAAGCTACATACGGGACGAATGGCAGTTCGATGAAGATGAAACACGGCGCAGTCGTCATCGCGGCCATCACATCTTGCACCAACACGAGCAATCCATCCGTGCTAGTCGCGGCGGGACTTGTTGCCAAGAAAGCTGTTGAAAAGGGACTGGCTGTCAAGCCGTATGTGAAGACATCTCTTGCGCCCGGCTCTCGCGTCGTAACCGAATATCTCCAGAAGGCTGGCCTGACCGAACCGCTCTCACAACTTGGATTCAACGTCATCGCTTACGGATGTACCACTTGTATCGGTAACTCGGGGCCGCTCCCGGCTGAGGTGGCCAAAGCAGTGACCGGGTCCGATCTTGTGGCGGCGGCGGTGATCTCGGGCAATAGAAACTTCGAGGGTAGAGTCCACCCATTGGTGAAGGCAAACTTCCTCGCCAGTCCGCCGCTTGTCGTCGCCTATGCTTTAGCTGGCACAGTAGATATTGACCTCGTCAACGAGCCGCTTGGCACGGGCTCCGATGGCGCGGCTGTATATCTCAAAGATCTGTGGCCTTCGCAAAACGAGATCAACGAAGCAGTTGCCGCAAGCGTAAAAGTGGAAATGTTCCGCGATAAATATGCGGATGTATTCAGCGGCTCGGATATGTGGAAAGAGATCAATGTCACCGGTGGCGACCTGTATCAATGGGATGAGAACTCAACTTACATCCATCATCCGCCCTACTTCCAGGAATTAACGCTTGATGTTACTTCTGTAAAAGATATCAAGGCTGCGCGTGTGTTGGGCTTGTTCCGCGACTCGATCACAACCGATCACATCTCCCCTGCTGGCAACATTGCGGCCGATAGCCCCGCAGGAAAATATCTGCAGGAACGCGATGTAGCTCCGCAATATTTCAACTCCTATGGTTCACGTCGCGGCAACGATCTTGTGATGGCGCGCGGCACGTTCGCGAACATCCGCTTGAAGAATGTACTCGTCGAACCCAAGGAAGGCAACTGGACGAAGCATCACCCAAGTGGCGAAGTGATGTCGATGTATGATGCGGCTATGAAGTATATGGAAGTTGGCACACCGAGCATCATTCTCGCAGGTAAGGAATATGGTACCGGCTCCAGCCGTGACTGGGCCGCAAAGGGTCCGCTTCTGCAAGGTGTGAAGGCCGTGATCGCCGAATCCTTTGAACGTATTCACCGCTCGAACTTGGTCGGCATGGGCATTCTGCCATTGAAATTCCTTGATGGGCAGAGCGCTGAGTCACTGGGGTTGAAAGGCGACGAAGTCTTCGATATCGAAGGCCTGAGTGACAAGATGGCCCCCAAGTCTGTCTTAAACGTGAAGGCAACGAAGGCTGACGGTTCGGTGATCCAATTCCAAGCCACTGCCCTGCTAAACACGGACGTAGAAGTTAACTACTACCGCAACGGAGGCATTCTCCACACAGTGCTGAGAAATTTAGTGAAGTAA
- the add gene encoding adenosine deaminase, which translates to MTERVTASLNMYRALPKVELHRHLEGSLRLDTMLEVAREHGLTIPADILRLSTLVQIQEEDKFTFQNFLSKFNTLRLFYRSPDVIHRITREAIEDAARDNVRYLELRFTPVALSRAERFPLHDVINWVTASTKEAAEKYNIKVKLIASVNRHESAEIAEQVAWLATDHTKDGIVALDLAGNEAEFPSQPFYGIFKEAKQAGLHVTIHAGEWGPAKHIKEAIEELGAERIGHGVRVLEDEDVTALVKERNTACEVCITSNYQSGVVTSLETHPILKMYQSGINVTINTDDPSISRITLSNEYYNACTELHMPLETLKERIIAAAQAGFLPNNEKELIVSQLKDELKI; encoded by the coding sequence ATGACCGAACGTGTCACTGCTTCTCTCAACATGTACCGCGCACTTCCAAAGGTGGAACTGCATCGCCATTTGGAGGGTTCACTACGGCTGGACACCATGCTGGAAGTGGCGAGAGAACACGGTCTCACGATCCCTGCGGATATATTGCGATTGAGCACGCTTGTGCAAATACAGGAAGAAGACAAGTTTACTTTTCAGAACTTCCTTTCAAAATTTAATACGTTACGCCTGTTCTATCGTTCCCCCGATGTGATCCATCGCATCACGCGCGAAGCGATCGAAGATGCGGCCCGTGACAATGTGAGATACCTTGAGTTACGTTTTACGCCCGTCGCGTTGAGTCGCGCGGAACGCTTCCCTTTGCACGATGTGATCAACTGGGTCACTGCCAGTACAAAGGAAGCCGCAGAAAAGTACAACATCAAAGTGAAGTTGATCGCATCGGTCAACAGACATGAAAGCGCAGAGATCGCCGAACAGGTGGCGTGGCTGGCAACAGACCACACAAAGGACGGGATCGTTGCGCTTGATCTGGCCGGTAACGAAGCCGAATTCCCCTCCCAACCTTTTTACGGAATCTTCAAGGAAGCCAAGCAGGCTGGCCTGCATGTGACGATTCATGCGGGTGAATGGGGACCGGCCAAGCACATCAAAGAGGCCATTGAAGAACTCGGCGCGGAACGGATCGGTCACGGTGTGCGTGTGCTCGAAGATGAAGACGTTACCGCACTTGTAAAAGAGCGCAACACAGCTTGCGAGGTTTGTATCACCAGTAACTATCAATCTGGTGTGGTCACTTCGCTGGAAACACATCCTATATTGAAGATGTACCAAAGCGGTATCAACGTGACCATCAATACCGATGATCCGAGCATTTCGCGCATCACGCTCAGCAATGAGTATTACAATGCCTGCACTGAACTACACATGCCACTCGAAACTCTGAAGGAACGTATCATTGCCGCCGCACAGGCTGGCTTTTTACCAAATAACGAAAAAGAACTCATCGTTTCACAACTCAAAGACGAATTAAAAATATAA
- a CDS encoding preprotein translocase subunit SecA, with product MINRTEEAFEAQVESRTDSLDTYFDGLRDREDAPRAQKMLEEINALIGMQIRLNGEQLRKFDEDPQEAKELLRNHITGQLTGLYASRLIASVANRIGESFGDRFEVKSWEDAVDMIQEMAQNALKLRREHLVGENGQIERDIHNLMPSEVNDTTKLQLLITLSQGALTVFNQKTHRQEKRVFNRFNYIFLIAQLLDGQDAEDITEDVLTHLDEAEEALITAIGQNEYNRISSNAIRLADFGEAAKRAFGEERLNETVAGLSESDREVLSESIGKYILNESQRRLLLGATSELWVDYLTRIEALRVSIGLEAYAQRDPLVQYKAKASEMFAQLVEDIRGLVVSRAFTIQRRPIEITPVETAEQTTSDSSNAPDGQSDGGKKRKRRRN from the coding sequence ATGATTAACCGCACAGAGGAAGCCTTCGAAGCACAAGTTGAATCACGCACAGACTCACTCGATACGTACTTTGATGGACTGCGCGATAGAGAAGATGCCCCACGCGCGCAAAAGATGCTGGAAGAGATCAACGCCTTGATCGGGATGCAGATCCGCTTGAATGGTGAGCAACTCAGAAAATTCGATGAGGATCCGCAGGAAGCCAAGGAACTTCTCAGGAACCACATCACCGGACAATTGACGGGCTTATACGCTTCGCGCTTGATCGCTTCGGTGGCAAATCGCATCGGCGAATCCTTCGGTGACAGATTCGAAGTCAAAAGCTGGGAAGATGCCGTGGATATGATCCAGGAGATGGCACAAAATGCACTCAAGCTTCGCCGCGAGCATTTGGTCGGCGAAAACGGACAGATCGAACGTGACATCCATAACTTGATGCCCTCTGAAGTGAATGACACGACCAAACTACAACTGCTCATCACGCTTTCACAAGGTGCATTGACTGTCTTCAATCAGAAGACGCACCGTCAGGAAAAACGTGTCTTCAATCGTTTCAACTATATCTTCCTGATCGCACAACTATTGGATGGTCAGGATGCGGAAGACATCACAGAAGATGTGCTCACCCATCTCGATGAAGCTGAAGAAGCTCTCATCACTGCCATTGGGCAGAACGAATATAACCGCATCTCTTCGAACGCTATACGGCTGGCAGATTTTGGCGAAGCCGCGAAAAGAGCCTTCGGGGAAGAAAGGCTCAACGAGACTGTAGCAGGCCTCAGTGAGTCTGACCGGGAAGTGCTGAGCGAGTCCATAGGCAAATATATATTGAATGAGTCACAGCGCCGATTGCTGTTAGGTGCCACATCCGAACTCTGGGTGGACTATCTGACGCGTATTGAGGCCCTAAGAGTTTCGATAGGTTTAGAGGCTTACGCTCAACGTGACCCGCTGGTACAATATAAAGCGAAAGCTTCGGAAATGTTCGCTCAATTGGTGGAAGATATTCGCGGACTTGTTGTAAGCCGTGCATTCACCATTCAGCGCAGACCTATAGAAATTACGCCAGTAGAAACAGCAGAACAAACTACTTCAGATTCATCAAACGCCCCCGATGGGCAATCGGATGGCGGCAAAAAAAGGAAGCGCCGCAGGAACTGA
- a CDS encoding sigma-70 family RNA polymerase sigma factor yields the protein MIKDGVTLLKAAQKLDEDALTTIFDEFAPAIYKYALRLCHDPIDADNIVGDVFSQLLEQFANGKGPRTNLRSYLYQTAYHLVVDRSRDNKHTAPLEVAVNIQERARTVPTATQIEERVLMEALVSAMNSELTDDQRHVIILRFLEDFSLKETAQIIGKEVNNVKVIQNRGVAKLRKALEHQIEE from the coding sequence ATGATCAAAGACGGCGTCACTCTGCTTAAGGCCGCACAAAAACTCGACGAAGATGCGTTGACTACCATCTTCGATGAATTTGCGCCCGCTATTTACAAGTACGCCCTGAGACTATGCCATGACCCAATCGATGCGGATAACATCGTAGGCGATGTATTTTCACAATTATTAGAGCAATTCGCAAACGGAAAGGGACCTCGCACCAACCTGCGTTCCTATCTCTACCAAACGGCCTACCACCTTGTAGTGGACCGTTCACGCGATAACAAACATACTGCCCCACTCGAAGTCGCTGTCAATATACAAGAGCGGGCGCGCACAGTTCCCACGGCAACCCAGATCGAAGAACGTGTCTTGATGGAGGCCCTCGTCTCTGCCATGAACTCGGAACTAACCGATGACCAACGTCATGTGATCATTCTGCGCTTCCTGGAAGATTTCAGTCTCAAGGAAACCGCACAGATCATCGGCAAGGAAGTCAATAACGTAAAGGTCATTCAAAATCGAGGAGTTGCCAAGTTACGGAAAGCCCTCGAACATCAAATCGAAGAATAG
- a CDS encoding molybdopterin-dependent oxidoreductase, translated as MFSSFEGFDRRKEEDRIRNEGRLPPGQSLTFKFPVLHYGPVPSFNPATWDFRVWGEVEEEKRWTWDEFNQLPREKIQMDIHCVTRWSKFDTVWEGVSVKTMVQNGLFKIKPGATHVMQHAEYGFTVNLPLDVVLQDNFLLATHFNGEPLSPDHGYPLRGVVGYLTDQADLETPYLWKGAKWVRSLEFMSRDRRGFWEQAGYHNRADVWKEERFG; from the coding sequence ATGTTTTCATCATTTGAAGGATTTGACCGCCGCAAGGAAGAAGACCGCATTCGTAATGAGGGACGTCTTCCACCGGGGCAGTCTCTTACATTTAAATTTCCTGTTCTACATTATGGCCCGGTGCCATCTTTCAACCCTGCCACATGGGATTTCCGTGTTTGGGGCGAGGTGGAAGAAGAGAAGCGTTGGACGTGGGATGAGTTCAATCAGTTGCCACGTGAAAAGATCCAAATGGACATCCATTGTGTGACCCGTTGGAGCAAATTCGACACGGTCTGGGAAGGTGTCTCTGTTAAAACGATGGTACAAAACGGCCTCTTCAAGATCAAGCCTGGCGCTACACATGTGATGCAACACGCTGAATATGGATTTACGGTCAACCTGCCATTGGACGTTGTATTGCAGGATAACTTTTTACTTGCCACACATTTCAATGGTGAGCCTCTCTCGCCCGATCATGGATATCCGTTACGTGGTGTGGTGGGGTATCTCACCGATCAAGCGGACTTGGAAACACCTTACTTGTGGAAGGGCGCCAAGTGGGTGAGGTCCCTGGAGTTTATGTCACGCGACCGTAGAGGCTTCTGGGAACAAGCCGGCTATCACAATCGAGCCGACGTGTGGAAAGAAGAACGTTTCGGATAA
- a CDS encoding trypsin-like peptidase domain-containing protein, with protein sequence MKRLILFITILTLTMLACQLGGLTPLTKPQTDSLQPTVATLQPVTANPVVLDGSLTSLYQQVIPGVVSIRTDKGQGSGFVFDSEGHIVTNQHVINEAQIVEVAYSSGFKAYGTVIGFDKDADIAVVKVEAPAEEIHPLIIGDSDTLQVGQTVVAIGNPFGLSGTMTLGIISGLGRTQPVEQAAAGGGYFSTADIIQTDAAINPGNSGGPLFNMNGEVVGINQSIRTDSFNQVTGNAVNSGVGFSVSINLVKRVVPFLIRDGKYDYPYLGIRSSSDLSLSQIEALGLTTYTGAYVSEVTPGGPADQAGIQAGDTPSRLQGLNAGGDLIVAIDGKTVTTFDTLLSYLVTNKSPGDTVVLTVIRDGQSKDITVTLGARPK encoded by the coding sequence ATGAAACGTCTCATTCTTTTCATAACCATTTTGACTCTCACCATGCTGGCTTGTCAATTAGGCGGACTTACGCCTCTTACCAAGCCGCAAACTGATTCTCTACAACCAACCGTTGCCACCCTTCAACCTGTTACGGCCAACCCGGTCGTCCTTGATGGGTCGCTTACCTCCTTATATCAACAAGTCATTCCCGGTGTCGTCTCCATTCGCACGGATAAAGGACAAGGTTCCGGCTTTGTGTTCGACAGCGAAGGCCACATTGTCACAAATCAACATGTGATCAATGAAGCTCAAATTGTGGAGGTCGCCTATTCCTCCGGCTTCAAAGCATATGGAACAGTGATCGGCTTCGATAAAGATGCGGATATTGCTGTCGTCAAAGTGGAAGCACCCGCCGAAGAGATCCATCCGCTGATAATCGGCGACTCAGATACACTCCAAGTGGGTCAGACCGTTGTTGCGATCGGCAATCCCTTTGGATTGAGTGGAACCATGACGCTGGGCATCATTTCCGGCCTTGGGCGCACACAACCTGTGGAACAGGCAGCCGCTGGCGGCGGATATTTCAGCACTGCCGATATCATCCAAACTGATGCGGCGATCAACCCCGGCAACTCTGGCGGCCCATTGTTCAACATGAACGGCGAAGTAGTCGGCATCAACCAATCCATACGAACAGACTCGTTCAACCAGGTCACAGGGAATGCTGTCAACTCTGGCGTTGGTTTTTCCGTCTCGATCAACCTTGTCAAACGCGTTGTTCCATTCTTGATCCGTGATGGAAAATACGATTACCCGTATCTTGGCATCCGTTCTTCAAGTGATTTGAGCTTGAGTCAAATCGAGGCGTTAGGGCTAACCACATATACTGGCGCATATGTGAGTGAGGTCACCCCGGGCGGCCCAGCCGACCAGGCAGGCATTCAGGCAGGTGATACCCCGTCCAGGCTTCAAGGATTGAACGCAGGCGGCGACCTGATCGTGGCAATCGATGGTAAAACAGTGACTACCTTTGATACCCTACTGAGTTATCTCGTCACCAACAAATCCCCGGGTGATACGGTAGTGTTGACAGTGATCCGTGACGGTCAATCCAAAGATATTACGGTGACCCTCGGCGCACGGCCGAAATAA